Proteins encoded in a region of the Mycolicibacterium chitae genome:
- a CDS encoding cold-shock protein: MPQGTVKWFNAEKGFGFIAPEDGSADVFVHYTEIQGSGFRTLEENQRVEFEVGQSPKGPQATGVRAV; the protein is encoded by the coding sequence ATGCCACAGGGAACTGTGAAGTGGTTCAACGCGGAAAAGGGCTTCGGCTTTATTGCGCCCGAGGACGGCTCCGCTGACGTATTTGTCCACTACACGGAGATTCAGGGTTCGGGCTTCCGGACCCTCGAGGAAAACCAGCGGGTGGAGTTCGAGGTCGGCCAGAGCCCCAAGGGGCCTCAGGCCACCGGCGTTCGCGCCGTCTGA